The following are encoded together in the Flavobacterium haoranii genome:
- a CDS encoding DUF3667 domain-containing protein, whose product MGRKDSKYRGTECLNCKTPLDFSEKYCHYCGQLNSTKKITLSDFIEEFFANFYAYDSKLRNSIISIFTKPGILAKRFNNGERTNFANPFRLFLSVSILLFLSFSLTEINHNENKNDDFSLETKKDSIICETTFLKKTEIKKLKDLHTDSIYNEKKLEENCQNSFKLIKYKILSFKNFYNKNPNLTSEKALETLKFQKNRLNKFLYLKAKTFKSNEIEKEILDYFYEKLPFLIFLSLPFITIIFWLVFYKKDLNYTEHLIFVYSFYTFIFICFILFNIIGIFSEYLSGILIFLCFLVIFPYYLYRSLRNFYQFSRWITIFKLLILHPLFAIAFLFVTFIAFVFGVMIK is encoded by the coding sequence ATGGGAAGAAAAGATTCTAAATACAGAGGAACCGAATGCTTAAATTGTAAAACACCTCTTGATTTTAGCGAAAAATATTGTCATTATTGTGGCCAATTAAATTCAACTAAAAAAATTACACTTTCCGATTTTATTGAAGAGTTTTTTGCCAATTTTTATGCTTATGATTCTAAGTTAAGAAACTCAATCATTTCTATTTTTACAAAACCTGGAATTTTAGCAAAAAGATTTAACAATGGAGAAAGAACAAATTTTGCAAATCCGTTTAGATTATTTTTAAGCGTTTCAATTTTATTGTTTTTGAGTTTTTCATTGACAGAAATCAATCATAATGAAAATAAAAATGACGATTTTAGTTTAGAAACAAAAAAAGACAGTATAATTTGTGAAACAACTTTTCTTAAAAAAACAGAAATAAAAAAACTTAAAGATTTACACACCGATTCTATCTACAATGAAAAAAAATTAGAAGAAAATTGTCAAAATTCTTTTAAGTTAATAAAATACAAAATACTAAGTTTTAAGAATTTTTATAATAAAAACCCAAACCTTACAAGTGAAAAAGCTTTAGAAACACTTAAATTCCAAAAAAATAGATTAAATAAATTTTTATACTTAAAAGCCAAAACCTTTAAATCTAATGAAATTGAAAAAGAAATTTTAGATTATTTCTACGAAAAATTACCTTTTTTAATCTTTCTTTCTTTACCATTTATAACCATAATCTTTTGGTTGGTATTTTACAAAAAAGACCTCAATTATACCGAACATTTAATATTCGTTTATTCCTTCTATACCTTTATTTTCATCTGTTTTATACTTTTCAATATCATTGGAATTTTTAGCGAGTATTTATCAGGTATTCTGATTTTTTTGTGCTTTTTGGTAATTTTTCCATACTATTTATACCGTTCTTTAAGAAATTTTTATCAGTTTAGTCGTTGGATTACAATATTTAAATTATTAATTTTACATCCGTTGTTCGCAATAGCTTTTCTTTTCGTAACGTTTATTGCATTTGTATTCGGCGTAATGATAAAATAA
- a CDS encoding type IX secretion system plug protein — translation MFKKIVTTFLVFTFFAINAQIEKEISPPFNIKTVAFFQEGNSVFPFFQIGESFEIQFDDLYANEADYYYTITQYNYDWTPTNLSKVEYLQGMDNQRIMTYQNSYNTLQPYSHYKQVFPNKFNRITKSGNYMLKIFNDEQEIIFSKKFVIYEDLLGVSMKIRRARDFESINEKQNVELTINYGENILQNPKQNVKVAIFQNGNWNTAIFNIKPQYTIGSELIYRYNKETQFWAGNEFYIFDTSNIRITNNTVAQVTAGDIYNSHLYLNAARKNKVYTYFPDFNGNFYVKNVSAVDNSEIESDYTWVYFSLEAPDFFSDKNIYVNGMFNGYAKTDEYKLDYNKEKGIYEKAILAKQGYNNYQYVIADKNGAIDFKEAIDGNFYQTENIYTTLVYYRGNNDRYDRVIGRASINSELIRN, via the coding sequence ATGTTTAAAAAAATTGTCACAACATTTTTAGTATTCACTTTTTTTGCAATAAATGCACAAATTGAAAAAGAAATTTCACCTCCATTCAACATAAAAACTGTTGCCTTTTTTCAGGAAGGAAATAGTGTTTTTCCATTTTTTCAAATAGGCGAAAGTTTCGAAATTCAGTTTGATGATTTATATGCTAATGAAGCTGATTATTACTACACTATTACACAATATAACTACGATTGGACACCAACCAACCTTTCAAAAGTCGAGTATTTACAAGGGATGGACAATCAAAGAATTATGACTTATCAAAATTCATACAATACATTACAACCTTACTCGCATTACAAGCAAGTTTTTCCAAATAAATTCAATAGAATTACCAAAAGCGGTAACTACATGCTAAAAATTTTCAATGATGAGCAAGAAATTATTTTTTCAAAAAAGTTTGTCATATATGAAGACCTATTAGGTGTTAGTATGAAAATAAGAAGAGCTCGTGATTTTGAATCGATAAATGAAAAACAAAACGTTGAATTGACAATTAATTATGGAGAAAACATTTTGCAAAACCCAAAACAAAATGTAAAAGTTGCCATTTTTCAAAATGGCAATTGGAATACTGCTATATTCAACATTAAACCACAGTACACCATTGGTTCCGAATTAATTTACAGATATAATAAAGAAACTCAATTTTGGGCCGGAAATGAATTTTACATATTTGACACATCAAATATTAGAATTACAAACAACACGGTAGCTCAAGTAACAGCAGGCGATATTTACAACTCGCATCTATATTTAAATGCAGCTAGAAAAAACAAAGTGTACACATATTTTCCCGATTTTAATGGAAATTTTTACGTAAAAAATGTATCAGCTGTAGATAACAGTGAAATAGAATCTGATTATACTTGGGTGTATTTTTCACTTGAAGCTCCCGACTTTTTTTCTGACAAAAATATTTATGTAAACGGAATGTTTAATGGTTATGCCAAAACAGATGAATACAAATTAGATTACAATAAAGAAAAAGGAATTTACGAAAAAGCAATCTTAGCAAAACAGGGTTATAACAACTATCAATATGTTATTGCTGATAAAAATGGAGCTATAGATTTTAAAGAAGCTATTGATGGTAATTTTTACCAAACTGAAAACATCTATACAACATTAGTTTATTACAGAGGCAACAATGATCGCTATGACAGAGTGATTGGCAGAGCAAGTATAAATAGTGAACTTATTCGCAACTAA